The Listeria monocytogenes genome window below encodes:
- a CDS encoding Gfo/Idh/MocA family protein: MKLGIMGTNWITDSFIEGAINSGEWNLTAVYSRTEEKARAFGEKYGELTYFTDIEEMGKSDALDAVYIASPNALHYQHAVSLLKNKKHVIVEKPIFSTVAELEHAHQIARENNVFLFEAARHIQEPNFKRLQESIEKVGTIHGATLAYMKYSSRYDQVLNGEEPNIFSLKFSGGSIVDLGVYPLYSAITLFGEPVKSTYFATKLPTGVDGLGPIILEYPTFNITIIQGKNSQSFLPSEIYGQKGTLIVDPLTGIEKITFYDNATKEETELAEPILANDMQFEAAEFARIIEQSDRDTYEYLADLSLKVLRVSNELRHQNDIWFDAEK; this comes from the coding sequence ATGAAACTTGGAATTATGGGAACGAACTGGATTACGGATTCTTTTATTGAAGGTGCTATTAATTCAGGTGAATGGAATCTTACTGCGGTATATTCGCGCACAGAAGAGAAAGCACGCGCATTTGGAGAAAAATATGGAGAGTTGACTTATTTCACAGATATAGAAGAAATGGGCAAATCAGATGCACTTGATGCGGTCTACATCGCTTCTCCTAATGCGCTTCATTATCAACATGCGGTTAGCTTACTGAAAAATAAAAAACATGTTATCGTAGAAAAACCGATTTTTTCTACCGTAGCCGAATTGGAGCATGCACATCAAATTGCTCGCGAAAACAATGTCTTTTTATTTGAAGCAGCACGCCACATTCAAGAACCAAACTTCAAACGCCTACAAGAAAGCATCGAAAAAGTTGGCACTATTCACGGCGCAACACTTGCATATATGAAGTATTCTTCCAGATACGATCAAGTTTTAAACGGTGAAGAACCAAACATTTTCTCCTTGAAATTCTCTGGTGGATCCATCGTTGACTTGGGTGTTTATCCACTTTACTCAGCGATTACACTATTCGGTGAACCCGTAAAATCCACTTATTTTGCCACTAAATTACCAACTGGTGTAGACGGACTTGGACCAATAATTCTTGAATACCCAACATTCAATATTACTATCATTCAAGGGAAAAACTCACAGTCCTTCCTGCCAAGCGAAATTTATGGTCAAAAAGGAACACTAATTGTCGATCCACTTACTGGAATTGAAAAGATTACTTTTTACGACAACGCAACAAAAGAAGAAACTGAACTCGCTGAACCAATTTTAGCCAACGACATGCAATTTGAAGCAGCAGAGTTTGCAAGAATCATCGAACAAAGTGACCGAGATACATATGAATACTTAGCAGACCTAAGCTTAAAAGTATTACGTGTCTCCAACGAACTTCGTCACCAAAATGATATTTGGTTTGATGCGGAAAAATAA
- a CDS encoding GH36-type glycosyl hydrolase domain-containing protein, which produces MTKLKEIKKKDLSAAFYPGGELAWLKLNDIMLNQVIQNPLENRLSQIYVRAHVNDKVEIYPLLTGDAEVGFNQNGVEYQGTVGAFRYNVQMKFHSRGWFYQVIVDGAGTFDLVYLQDLGLAEQAAVRTNEAYMSQYIDYHVTEGKTGYTIQARQNQPQNDRFPAIQIGALTKIVGYATDGFDIYGTDYKVTNELAALTKKSLPNRVYQYEFAQISLQTELFTNHAETSFYGYATEHQPKASGAPAENIAEIKTNIKEEAYQPSTKATLAKNISKPITGESISGKWLQAKFPDRIQEEKQGGTLLSFFTPNYAHVVTREKEAALERPHGSILLDKVDVLNPEATLSATTYMYGSFLSQLVAGNTNMNKWNSHARNPLNILQTSGLRIYIEQDTELRPLGVPSVWETSTNYSTWYYQWNDDLITVQTTLTAESKEAFVRVQSEKGRSYKLVLTNQVTMGTNEYDSTIKKEMTDGVVTYFPAEDSPIVETYPALQFRVDGTFNEMTDERYFAKEYAGTAGLDVFVFEPTANATFHVQAKLTDSFAKQNADLEAATKEIRASYDELTAQFHLNHQSTTAEKLNLTVYWYAHQMLVHYASPHGLEQYSGAAWGTRDVSQGPFEFFLATGNKAVLRQLVLTIFSHQYQDTGDWPQWFMFDKYTSIQQEESHGDVIVWPLKIIGDYLEMSGDTEILEEEIPFVDREAKTFTKEKGTLLAHIELAVQTIEARFMKGTALSNYGDGDWDDTLQPANAQLKKNMVSSWTVALTYQTFKRLAAFLPTGDKYGALAKRVQADFAKYMTTETDVIPGFLYLEEGKAPVWMIHPEDKDTNIKYRLIPLTRSVIAELVDKKQASRNFAIIDEHLLHPDGVRLMSEPAHYAGGVSTHFKRAEQAANFGREVGLQYVHAHIRYIEALAKIGDQEAWHMLDVINPINIKEVVPNAALRQSNTYFSSSDAAFLDRYQAQNEFSRVKEGTIPVKGGWRIYSSGPGIYLHQLISSVLGIRQTENAILFDPVLPEELDGLECHIELDNYPLDITFESADEAGIFVNGEAPPVENEANAYRTGALLLPKKNLTTKCSQITIKFSKNNRL; this is translated from the coding sequence GTGACAAAATTAAAAGAGATTAAAAAGAAAGATTTATCAGCTGCATTTTATCCAGGCGGAGAGCTTGCTTGGTTGAAATTAAATGATATTATGCTAAATCAAGTCATTCAAAACCCGTTAGAAAATCGCTTATCGCAAATCTACGTGCGGGCGCATGTGAATGATAAAGTGGAGATTTATCCACTTTTAACTGGAGATGCAGAAGTTGGTTTTAATCAAAATGGTGTAGAGTATCAAGGGACAGTTGGCGCGTTTCGTTATAATGTTCAAATGAAGTTCCATTCACGTGGCTGGTTTTATCAGGTGATAGTTGATGGCGCGGGGACATTTGACCTTGTTTATTTACAAGACTTAGGACTTGCAGAACAAGCCGCGGTGCGAACAAACGAGGCTTATATGTCTCAATATATTGATTATCATGTGACAGAAGGAAAAACTGGATATACCATTCAAGCTCGCCAAAATCAACCGCAAAACGATCGCTTTCCAGCAATCCAAATTGGCGCATTAACCAAAATTGTCGGTTACGCAACAGATGGCTTCGATATTTATGGGACGGATTACAAAGTGACGAACGAACTGGCCGCGCTTACGAAAAAATCCCTACCCAACCGTGTATATCAATATGAATTCGCGCAAATTTCCTTGCAGACAGAGCTATTTACCAATCATGCAGAAACGAGTTTTTACGGATACGCAACAGAGCACCAACCAAAAGCATCTGGAGCACCGGCTGAAAATATAGCTGAAATAAAAACGAACATCAAAGAAGAAGCTTATCAGCCAAGTACTAAAGCCACGCTGGCAAAAAATATCAGCAAACCAATTACTGGTGAAAGTATTTCTGGAAAATGGTTACAAGCGAAGTTTCCAGATCGAATCCAAGAAGAAAAACAAGGCGGCACGCTACTTTCCTTCTTCACGCCAAACTATGCGCACGTTGTTACCCGTGAAAAAGAAGCTGCTCTAGAACGACCACACGGCAGCATTTTACTAGACAAAGTGGACGTGTTAAATCCGGAAGCAACTCTTTCTGCAACGACATACATGTATGGCTCATTTCTATCACAATTAGTTGCTGGGAATACGAATATGAATAAATGGAATAGCCATGCGCGGAATCCACTCAATATTCTTCAAACAAGCGGCTTAAGAATTTATATCGAACAAGATACGGAACTCAGACCACTTGGCGTACCATCTGTTTGGGAAACAAGCACGAATTACTCGACTTGGTATTATCAGTGGAATGACGATTTAATCACCGTGCAAACTACCTTAACCGCTGAAAGTAAAGAAGCTTTCGTCCGTGTACAGTCTGAAAAAGGCCGTTCATACAAACTAGTACTAACCAACCAAGTAACCATGGGAACAAATGAATACGACAGTACAATAAAAAAAGAAATGACTGATGGCGTCGTCACTTATTTCCCAGCAGAAGATTCGCCGATTGTAGAAACCTATCCGGCACTTCAATTCCGAGTAGACGGAACTTTTAACGAAATGACTGACGAACGTTATTTTGCGAAAGAGTATGCAGGAACAGCTGGTTTGGACGTATTTGTATTCGAACCGACGGCTAACGCAACTTTCCACGTACAAGCAAAATTAACTGATTCGTTTGCCAAACAAAACGCAGATTTAGAAGCAGCTACGAAAGAAATTCGCGCTAGCTATGACGAACTAACAGCCCAGTTCCATTTAAACCATCAAAGTACCACTGCTGAAAAGCTCAACTTAACGGTTTACTGGTATGCGCATCAAATGTTAGTGCACTACGCGTCGCCGCACGGTTTAGAACAATATAGCGGGGCAGCATGGGGGACTCGTGATGTCAGCCAAGGTCCTTTTGAGTTCTTCCTTGCAACAGGCAACAAAGCTGTGTTGCGCCAATTGGTGTTAACCATCTTTTCACATCAATATCAAGATACGGGTGACTGGCCGCAGTGGTTTATGTTTGATAAATACACCTCCATTCAACAAGAAGAGAGCCACGGCGATGTAATTGTTTGGCCGCTAAAAATTATTGGTGATTACTTAGAAATGAGTGGAGATACAGAAATACTCGAAGAAGAAATTCCTTTCGTTGACCGTGAAGCAAAAACATTCACAAAGGAAAAAGGCACACTTCTAGCGCATATTGAATTAGCTGTACAAACAATCGAAGCACGCTTTATGAAAGGGACAGCACTTTCTAACTACGGTGACGGAGACTGGGATGACACGCTTCAACCGGCTAATGCCCAATTGAAGAAGAACATGGTTTCTAGCTGGACAGTGGCACTAACATATCAAACATTCAAACGTCTAGCTGCGTTCTTACCAACAGGCGACAAATATGGTGCGCTAGCAAAACGTGTGCAAGCTGACTTTGCGAAATATATGACAACGGAAACGGACGTTATTCCAGGATTCCTTTATTTAGAAGAAGGAAAAGCACCAGTGTGGATGATTCATCCGGAAGATAAAGATACGAATATTAAGTATCGCTTAATTCCACTTACGAGAAGTGTCATTGCTGAATTGGTCGATAAAAAGCAAGCAAGCCGAAACTTCGCTATTATCGACGAGCATTTGCTTCATCCGGATGGCGTCAGATTGATGAGCGAACCCGCACATTATGCAGGTGGGGTAAGTACGCATTTCAAACGTGCTGAGCAAGCTGCAAACTTTGGTAGAGAAGTCGGTTTGCAGTACGTACATGCACATATTCGTTATATTGAAGCATTAGCAAAAATTGGTGACCAAGAAGCTTGGCATATGCTAGATGTCATCAATCCAATCAATATTAAAGAAGTAGTACCAAATGCAGCACTACGTCAAAGCAATACTTATTTCAGTAGTTCTGACGCCGCATTTTTAGACCGCTATCAGGCGCAAAATGAATTTAGTCGAGTAAAAGAAGGAACCATTCCTGTGAAAGGTGGGTGGCGGATTTACTCAAGTGGTCCAGGAATATACTTACATCAATTAATCAGTTCTGTTCTTGGTATTCGTCAAACTGAAAATGCGATTCTCTTTGACCCCGTTTTACCAGAAGAACTGGATGGGTTAGAATGTCATATCGAACTGGATAATTATCCACTAGACATCACATTTGAAAGCGCAGATGAGGCAGGTATTTTCGTAAATGGGGAAGCGCCCCCCGTTGAAAATGAAGCGAATGCCTACCGAACTGGCGCGCTCCTTTTACCGAAAAAGAATTTAACAACAAAATGTTCACAAATCACGATTAAATTTTCAAAAAATAACCGTCTCTAA
- a CDS encoding ABC transporter ATP-binding protein — protein sequence MNENLITITGLTKKYRKRKPLNDINLSLQKGKIIGLLGPNGAGKTTLLNAISGLLKPTSGTINLAEHSRIAYLPSEDFLPNMVIRDYFQIYRSFFPDFDHEKAKQMIHSLGINVKENTKYLSKGNAAKVMLALILCRDVDLYLLDEPFSEIDLISRDDLIKSIATFLKEDATLVVTTHLIQDMEMMFDEIIFLKRGKIIEQIDTETLREENGKSVVDYYREVFGHA from the coding sequence ATGAATGAAAACCTGATTACAATTACAGGATTAACGAAAAAATATCGAAAAAGAAAACCATTAAATGACATTAACTTATCTCTTCAAAAAGGGAAAATCATCGGCCTTCTTGGTCCTAATGGCGCGGGAAAAACAACTTTGTTAAATGCTATATCCGGTCTACTTAAACCAACATCTGGAACAATAAACTTAGCAGAACACAGCAGAATAGCCTATTTACCGAGCGAGGATTTTTTACCTAATATGGTTATTCGCGACTATTTTCAAATTTATCGCAGCTTTTTTCCGGATTTTGACCATGAAAAAGCAAAACAAATGATCCATTCGCTTGGAATCAATGTAAAAGAAAATACCAAATATTTATCCAAGGGTAATGCTGCAAAAGTAATGTTAGCCCTTATTTTATGCCGAGATGTAGACCTTTATTTGCTGGATGAACCATTTTCAGAAATTGATTTGATTTCACGTGATGACCTAATTAAAAGCATCGCGACTTTTCTTAAAGAAGATGCTACACTTGTTGTCACAACACACTTAATTCAAGATATGGAAATGATGTTTGATGAAATTATTTTCTTGAAACGAGGCAAAATAATTGAGCAAATAGACACAGAAACACTTCGGGAAGAAAACGGGAAATCAGTGGTAGATTACTATAGGGAGGTATTTGGGCATGCTTAA
- the bglX gene encoding beta-glucosidase BglX has product MKQEKVQDLVNQMTLDEKIAQCLQLSPFLFKGTNKNAELTGPLLQEMKLTNAHTENAGSVLGSSSALDMIGIQEAYLKTNRLGIPLIFMADVIHGYKTVFPIPLALGCSFDRETVRVMAEVSALEATADGHHVTFSPMLDLVRDPRWGRVMESTGEDPFLNSELGKAMVEGYQGDASKLDRTFERMAACVKHFAAYGAAEAGLEYNTVNMSTRELYQNYLPAYHAAIQAGAKLVMTAFNVVDGVPATMNKWLNRDVLRGEMDFDGVLISDWGAVAEVINHGTARNPQEAAQFSMEAGVDLEMMTTCYIHELKGLIEEDKLSESLLDEAVLRMLQLKNDLGLFEDPYRGLKETNRAKDILTDESRKKARAAGVESAVLLENKNHILPLDTKTKIALVGPLATSPDILGGWNVYGEEKDGINVETGLREVFETIKTVSTDYTEFTEDNKTAIKEAVQNTEVVVLALGEKNEWGGEAGSLATIRLPEAQYNLAKFVQSLGKPVVITLFNGRPLEVKELAESSDALLELWFPGTEAGHVTADLLSGASNPSGKLSMSFPQTTGQIPVYYNHLRTGRPQTPENKGERYVSHYLDIPNEPFYPFGYGKSYSEFELKTAELPKELNLGEALQVKVTIKNTSKIAGKEVIQVYLQDVTASISRPVKELKAFEKVALQAGEEKTVTFELTSEAFSFYSHQLEKVQEPGLHRVFVGTSSEDVDVFELEVGGYA; this is encoded by the coding sequence ATGAAACAAGAAAAAGTACAGGATTTAGTCAATCAAATGACATTAGATGAAAAAATCGCTCAATGTCTTCAACTTTCCCCTTTTCTTTTTAAAGGTACAAACAAAAATGCAGAATTAACAGGGCCGCTTCTTCAAGAAATGAAATTAACGAATGCGCATACGGAAAATGCGGGTTCGGTGCTTGGATCAAGTTCGGCACTTGATATGATTGGAATTCAAGAAGCTTATTTAAAAACGAATCGACTAGGGATTCCGCTTATTTTTATGGCGGATGTCATACATGGATATAAAACTGTATTTCCAATTCCACTTGCGCTTGGTTGTTCTTTTGATCGGGAAACGGTGCGTGTGATGGCGGAAGTTTCGGCGCTTGAAGCAACAGCAGACGGGCATCATGTTACTTTTTCGCCAATGCTTGATTTAGTTCGAGACCCAAGATGGGGTCGCGTAATGGAGTCAACCGGTGAAGATCCATTTTTAAATAGTGAACTTGGAAAAGCGATGGTAGAAGGCTATCAAGGAGATGCAAGTAAATTAGATAGAACTTTTGAGCGGATGGCAGCGTGTGTGAAACATTTTGCGGCATACGGGGCAGCAGAGGCTGGTCTGGAATATAATACGGTCAATATGTCAACACGCGAATTATATCAGAATTATTTACCTGCTTACCACGCAGCAATTCAAGCAGGAGCTAAGTTAGTTATGACGGCATTTAATGTGGTAGACGGCGTTCCGGCTACGATGAATAAATGGTTAAATCGTGATGTTCTGCGAGGTGAGATGGACTTTGACGGAGTTCTTATTTCAGACTGGGGCGCGGTTGCCGAGGTAATTAATCACGGAACAGCAAGAAATCCGCAAGAAGCCGCACAGTTTTCAATGGAAGCAGGTGTTGATTTAGAAATGATGACGACTTGTTATATCCATGAATTAAAAGGTTTAATTGAAGAAGATAAATTATCCGAAAGTCTTCTCGATGAAGCTGTTCTACGTATGTTACAGTTGAAAAATGATTTAGGACTATTTGAAGATCCATACCGTGGCTTAAAAGAAACGAATCGCGCAAAAGACATTTTAACGGATGAAAGTCGCAAGAAAGCGCGTGCTGCAGGTGTTGAATCAGCTGTCTTATTAGAAAATAAAAACCATATACTTCCGTTAGATACAAAAACAAAAATTGCTTTAGTTGGCCCACTTGCTACATCACCTGATATTCTTGGTGGTTGGAATGTATATGGGGAAGAAAAAGATGGCATTAATGTAGAAACTGGTTTGCGCGAAGTATTTGAAACTATCAAAACCGTTTCGACGGATTATACCGAGTTTACTGAGGATAATAAAACCGCGATTAAAGAAGCGGTGCAAAATACAGAAGTAGTCGTTCTCGCGCTAGGTGAAAAAAATGAATGGGGAGGAGAAGCCGGAAGTCTTGCTACTATTCGTTTGCCAGAAGCACAATACAACTTAGCTAAATTTGTACAATCACTCGGAAAACCAGTAGTAATTACATTATTTAACGGCAGACCACTTGAAGTAAAAGAATTAGCCGAGTCTAGTGATGCGCTCTTAGAATTATGGTTTCCTGGAACAGAAGCGGGACATGTCACTGCTGATTTACTTAGCGGTGCGAGTAATCCTTCAGGGAAATTGTCGATGTCTTTCCCACAAACAACAGGTCAAATCCCTGTTTATTACAATCATTTACGAACAGGCAGACCACAAACACCAGAAAATAAAGGAGAACGCTACGTATCGCATTACCTTGATATTCCTAACGAACCGTTTTATCCATTTGGTTACGGGAAAAGCTACAGCGAATTTGAACTCAAAACAGCAGAGTTACCAAAAGAATTAAATCTGGGTGAGGCGCTTCAGGTAAAAGTTACCATTAAAAACACGAGCAAAATCGCAGGAAAAGAAGTAATCCAAGTATATTTACAAGATGTAACAGCGAGCATTTCAAGACCTGTCAAAGAACTAAAAGCTTTTGAAAAAGTGGCGCTTCAAGCTGGTGAAGAAAAAACAGTTACATTTGAATTAACAAGCGAGGCATTTTCTTTCTATAGCCATCAACTTGAAAAAGTACAAGAACCAGGACTTCACCGCGTTTTTGTTGGGACTAGTAGTGAAGATGTAGACGTTTTTGAATTGGAAGTAGGTGGATACGCGTGA
- a CDS encoding DEAD/DEAH box helicase, with amino-acid sequence MTESNIPSFWAEKWQEHGYETPTEIQSAMYQPIKDGADVLAVSPTGTGKTVAYALPTLEKIEAIPKTQWLVLAPSHELVMQITEVIRSWLPSDELTVISLIGGANVKRQIEKLKKKPQIIVASPGRALELIKQKKIKMHEIKTITLDECDQLLRQENFKSTLEIVESAVRDRQLTLVSATKLENPDMFFAQTENTPVILEVTAKPEELTNVEHLYMDVESRDKATLLRRISHIKDMRGLVFVKDKPRMEILLEKLHYDKVKAAGIHGEIRKEKRKKYLDDFKKGALTYLIVTDVAARGLDIEDLPYVIHYDLAASEKEYTHRSGRTGRMGKSGTVITFANPREIRTLKQYLTIHNLKGKQVRFYQGKLLDGAVPENKIAKKASRPPKQVQKSKKDDGKKPFRKDKSTGTVGGRKEKPTNSSKPTRNNKPNKFNKKPTNFKKS; translated from the coding sequence ATGACAGAATCAAATATCCCAAGCTTTTGGGCTGAAAAATGGCAAGAACATGGTTATGAAACGCCAACAGAGATTCAAAGCGCTATGTATCAACCAATCAAAGATGGTGCAGATGTACTTGCAGTATCACCAACTGGAACGGGGAAAACGGTGGCTTATGCACTGCCAACCCTTGAAAAAATAGAGGCAATTCCAAAAACTCAATGGCTCGTTTTAGCGCCATCACATGAATTAGTTATGCAAATCACAGAAGTAATCCGTTCGTGGTTGCCAAGCGATGAGTTGACAGTGATTTCTTTAATTGGAGGAGCTAATGTCAAACGTCAAATCGAAAAATTAAAGAAAAAACCGCAAATTATTGTGGCCTCTCCAGGTCGTGCACTTGAACTAATCAAACAAAAGAAAATTAAAATGCATGAAATCAAAACGATTACTTTGGACGAATGTGACCAATTACTTCGCCAAGAAAATTTTAAAAGCACACTTGAGATTGTTGAAAGTGCTGTTCGCGATCGCCAATTGACACTTGTATCCGCGACAAAACTAGAAAATCCGGACATGTTTTTTGCACAAACAGAAAACACACCAGTAATACTAGAGGTAACAGCAAAACCAGAAGAATTAACGAATGTGGAACACTTATACATGGATGTGGAATCACGTGATAAAGCTACTTTACTGCGCCGTATTTCACATATTAAAGATATGCGCGGCTTAGTTTTCGTAAAAGACAAACCACGAATGGAAATTTTGCTTGAAAAACTGCACTACGATAAAGTAAAAGCAGCTGGAATTCACGGCGAAATTCGCAAAGAAAAACGAAAAAAATATCTGGACGACTTTAAAAAAGGCGCGTTGACTTATTTAATCGTGACAGATGTAGCGGCTCGTGGGCTGGATATAGAAGATTTACCTTACGTGATTCACTATGACTTAGCAGCAAGTGAAAAAGAGTACACGCACCGTTCTGGACGGACTGGACGAATGGGCAAATCGGGTACAGTTATTACTTTCGCTAATCCCCGTGAAATAAGGACATTAAAACAATATTTAACTATCCACAATTTAAAAGGGAAGCAGGTTCGCTTTTATCAAGGAAAGCTTCTTGACGGCGCTGTTCCAGAAAACAAAATCGCTAAAAAAGCTTCCAGACCACCAAAACAAGTTCAAAAAAGTAAGAAGGATGACGGGAAGAAACCGTTCCGGAAAGACAAGTCTACTGGAACTGTTGGAGGTCGTAAAGAAAAGCCAACTAACTCATCTAAACCGACACGGAATAATAAACCAAATAAATTCAACAAAAAACCAACTAATTTCAAAAAATCTTAA
- a CDS encoding GntR family transcriptional regulator, with amino-acid sequence MQPTFHADKPIYSQISDWMKKQMITGEWKGEDKLPSVREMGVKLAVNPNTVSRAYQELERAGYIYAKRGMGSFVTSDKALFDQLKIELADAITERFLEEAKSIGLDDQAAIELLIKRSRNHE; translated from the coding sequence ATGCAGCCAACTTTTCATGCAGATAAACCAATCTATAGTCAAATCTCTGACTGGATGAAAAAACAAATGATTACAGGTGAATGGAAAGGGGAAGATAAGTTGCCTTCTGTTCGGGAAATGGGCGTAAAGCTTGCAGTAAATCCTAATACCGTTAGCCGCGCCTATCAAGAATTAGAACGAGCAGGTTATATTTATGCAAAACGAGGGATGGGATCATTCGTCACTTCCGACAAAGCACTTTTCGACCAATTAAAAATAGAGTTAGCAGATGCGATTACAGAACGGTTTTTGGAAGAAGCGAAGAGCATTGGTTTAGATGACCAAGCAGCAATAGAATTACTAATAAAAAGGAGCCGCAACCATGAATGA
- a CDS encoding LacI family DNA-binding transcriptional regulator, protein MVGIKDIAKKAGVSISTVSYALNGSPKVTEKTRKRIMTIANELNYIPNMAARTLKTRETKIIGVYLTNYGGIFYGTLLEGLTQTLYKHGYELIACSGTKTHRFLPEKMIDGAIILDANFPSSEIVNYANRGHKLVVLDRELTHENVSQVLLDNKGGATLAIDYLSTNFKGDFYVITGPDDSYDARVRLETAKQELARSGDKKVHIIEGDFSEESGERAAAIITENWKAPVSVFALNDNMAIGMYRYFAGTDLEIGKDVRIIGFDNTDISEYLVPRLATIEYSKYKWGAVAADKLVELLEGGNAENEIIYTTRISGPSVSNN, encoded by the coding sequence GTGGTAGGAATTAAAGATATCGCGAAAAAGGCAGGGGTTTCCATTTCAACAGTATCCTACGCGCTTAATGGCAGCCCGAAAGTAACCGAAAAAACGCGAAAACGGATTATGACCATCGCAAATGAATTGAATTATATTCCCAATATGGCAGCACGAACGTTAAAAACAAGAGAAACAAAAATTATCGGCGTCTATTTAACGAATTACGGCGGGATTTTTTACGGAACTTTACTGGAAGGTTTAACGCAAACGCTATATAAACATGGATATGAACTCATCGCTTGCAGTGGCACGAAAACACACCGATTTTTACCTGAGAAAATGATTGATGGCGCTATTATTTTAGATGCGAATTTCCCGTCTAGCGAAATCGTTAATTATGCTAATCGCGGTCATAAATTAGTGGTGCTTGACCGGGAACTTACCCATGAAAATGTGAGCCAAGTCCTTCTGGATAATAAAGGTGGCGCAACGCTAGCGATTGATTATTTATCCACAAATTTTAAAGGTGATTTCTATGTCATTACCGGTCCAGACGATTCTTATGATGCAAGAGTTAGGCTCGAAACGGCGAAACAAGAACTCGCTCGGTCAGGTGACAAAAAGGTGCATATTATTGAAGGAGATTTTTCCGAAGAGAGTGGCGAAAGAGCAGCAGCTATTATCACGGAAAATTGGAAAGCACCCGTTTCTGTATTCGCTCTAAATGATAACATGGCCATTGGAATGTATCGTTATTTCGCAGGAACAGATTTGGAAATCGGTAAAGACGTACGTATTATTGGCTTTGATAATACGGATATAAGTGAGTATTTGGTGCCGCGCCTTGCTACTATTGAATATTCGAAGTACAAATGGGGCGCAGTTGCCGCAGATAAACTAGTGGAGCTCCTTGAAGGAGGGAATGCTGAAAACGAAATAATCTATACTACTAGAATCAGTGGACCATCTGTTTCAAACAATTAG